One window of the bacterium genome contains the following:
- a CDS encoding T9SS type A sorting domain-containing protein: MTSRRFLAACAATAALSGLFGAAPVAAQCIVANPSFEILGSGGAVFGGWNQFGRTGSTTIADHGQRAARLIGANLGGWDLSGFWQAQDCAPGETWEITGHVRHPVFKPLTGQNVALVNVEWRDAADVLISYDTFNVATAATPVDTWVPFSLVSSAAPAGTVKARLVVGLLQAPGSATPDAYFDQVTFGSTTPPTLAQQQWNDFPGGTTLSFSGRTWRVKGPGWYGPGTNYFSNQPNRVWVDASGNLHLTMKQFGATWNATEVATQDALGYGDYILTTVGRLDVLDPQVILGMFLWEYGPCWSDGYLWWNAFNEVDIEYSRWGNPAQDIAQFVAQPYDYPGNITRFPVAFADGETVSHAMRWSRNKVEYRVWRGGPGDESPATLVNSWTYSGPHVPRPEAPRLHLNLWKLDGTPTAPQEVVFSSFRFYPEGAVAGVDDVVAPGLPAAPAGRLYGATPNPFNPRTTLRFSLSRPGEVTLDVYDLSGRRLRTLVSGSLPAGEHVAEWDGCDERGLAAASGVYLMQLRGRDFAETIEATLVR, from the coding sequence ATGACATCCCGTCGCTTCCTCGCCGCCTGCGCGGCGACTGCCGCACTGTCCGGCCTGTTCGGCGCCGCCCCCGTGGCGGCGCAGTGCATCGTGGCCAATCCCAGCTTCGAGATCCTCGGTTCCGGCGGCGCCGTCTTCGGCGGCTGGAACCAGTTCGGCCGCACCGGCTCCACCACCATCGCCGACCACGGCCAGCGCGCCGCGCGCCTGATCGGCGCCAATCTGGGCGGCTGGGACCTCTCCGGCTTCTGGCAGGCCCAGGACTGCGCGCCCGGCGAGACGTGGGAAATCACCGGCCACGTGCGGCACCCCGTCTTCAAGCCGCTCACCGGACAGAACGTGGCGCTGGTGAATGTGGAATGGCGCGACGCCGCCGACGTCCTGATCAGCTACGACACATTCAACGTCGCCACGGCCGCAACGCCCGTCGACACGTGGGTGCCGTTCTCGCTGGTGAGTTCCGCCGCGCCCGCGGGCACGGTCAAGGCGCGCCTGGTGGTGGGCCTGCTGCAGGCCCCCGGCAGCGCCACGCCCGACGCCTATTTCGACCAGGTCACGTTCGGCAGCACCACGCCGCCGACGCTCGCCCAGCAGCAATGGAACGATTTCCCCGGCGGCACCACGCTCTCGTTCAGTGGCCGCACGTGGCGCGTCAAGGGCCCCGGCTGGTACGGCCCCGGCACGAACTACTTCAGCAACCAGCCCAATCGCGTCTGGGTCGACGCCTCCGGCAACCTGCACCTGACGATGAAGCAGTTCGGCGCCACCTGGAACGCCACCGAGGTGGCCACGCAGGACGCGCTCGGCTACGGCGACTACATCCTGACGACGGTCGGCCGCCTGGATGTTCTCGACCCGCAGGTCATCCTGGGCATGTTCCTCTGGGAGTACGGCCCCTGCTGGAGCGACGGCTACCTGTGGTGGAACGCCTTCAACGAGGTCGACATCGAGTACAGCCGCTGGGGCAACCCCGCGCAGGACATCGCCCAGTTCGTGGCCCAGCCCTACGACTACCCGGGCAACATCACGCGCTTTCCCGTCGCGTTCGCCGACGGCGAGACCGTCAGCCACGCCATGCGCTGGTCGAGGAACAAGGTCGAGTACCGCGTCTGGCGCGGCGGCCCCGGCGACGAATCGCCGGCCACCCTGGTGAACTCGTGGACCTACTCCGGCCCGCACGTCCCGCGGCCCGAGGCGCCGCGCCTGCACCTGAACCTCTGGAAGCTCGACGGCACGCCGACCGCCCCGCAGGAAGTCGTCTTCAGCAGCTTCCGCTTCTATCCCGAGGGCGCCGTCGCCGGCGTGGACGACGTGGTGGCCCCGGGCCTGCCGGCGGCACCGGCCGGCCGCCTGTACGGCGCCACGCCGAACCCGTTCAACCCGCGCACCACGTTGCGCTTCTCCCTGTCGCGCCCGGGCGAGGTGACGCTCGACGTCTACGACCTCTCGGGCCGCCGCCTGCGCACGCTGGTCAGCGGCTCCCTGCCGGCCGGCGAGCACGTGGCGGAGTGGGACGGCTGCGACGAGCGGGGCCTGGCCGCAGCATCGGGCGTCTACCTGATGCAGCTGCGCGGCCGTGATTTCGCCGAGACCATCGAGGCAACGCTGGTCCGGTAG
- a CDS encoding glycosyl hydrolase family 17, with the protein MRPRVGLLSACAFALLAATLAATVTLAAPGLLPAARGGADLPVHAVCYGPHRDGQRPDGPAPSAAELREDLHLLAAHWKLVRVYGSRGPAETMLAIIRADSLDLKVMLGAWVSPADTAGNRAEIEAAARLAAAYPELVAAVCVGNETQVSWSAHRCAPEVLLAALRETRDRVQVPVTTADDFNFWNKPESAAVAAEVDFITLHAHPLWNGRQLDEALPWLRAQLDEVAALHPDRTVVIGETGWATQRHTEGDQATLMKGRLGEAEQKLFHDEVRAWAAEARVTVFFFEAFDENWKGGAHPDEVEKHWGLWRADRTPKAALAPAD; encoded by the coding sequence ATGCGTCCTCGTGTGGGCCTGCTCTCCGCCTGCGCGTTCGCGTTGCTTGCGGCAACGCTCGCCGCGACCGTGACCCTGGCCGCCCCGGGGCTGCTGCCGGCAGCCCGCGGCGGCGCCGACCTGCCCGTACACGCCGTCTGCTACGGTCCGCATCGTGACGGCCAGCGGCCGGACGGCCCGGCGCCGTCGGCGGCCGAGCTCCGCGAGGACCTGCACCTGCTGGCTGCGCACTGGAAGCTGGTGCGCGTCTACGGGTCGCGCGGCCCGGCCGAGACCATGCTCGCGATCATCCGCGCCGACAGCCTGGACCTGAAGGTGATGCTGGGCGCCTGGGTCTCGCCGGCCGACACCGCCGGCAATCGCGCCGAGATCGAGGCGGCGGCGCGCCTGGCCGCCGCCTATCCCGAACTCGTCGCGGCCGTCTGCGTCGGCAACGAAACGCAGGTCTCGTGGTCGGCGCACCGCTGCGCGCCCGAAGTGCTGCTCGCGGCGCTGCGGGAAACGCGCGACCGGGTGCAGGTGCCGGTGACCACCGCCGACGATTTCAACTTCTGGAACAAGCCCGAAAGCGCGGCCGTGGCCGCCGAGGTCGACTTCATCACCCTGCACGCGCACCCGCTGTGGAACGGGCGGCAACTGGACGAGGCTTTGCCCTGGTTGCGCGCACAGCTGGACGAAGTCGCCGCGCTGCACCCCGACCGCACCGTCGTCATCGGCGAGACGGGCTGGGCCACGCAGCGCCACACCGAGGGCGATCAGGCCACCCTGATGAAGGGGCGGCTGGGCGAAGCGGAACAGAAGCTCTTCCACGACGAGGTGCGCGCCTGGGCCGCCGAAGCACGGGTCACCGTATTCTTCTTCGAGGCGTTCGACGAGAACTGGAAGGGCGGCGCCCACCCCGACGAGGTCGAGAAGCACTGGGGATTGTGGCGGGCCGACCGAACGCCGAAGGCGGCGCTGGCTCCTGCCGATTGA
- a CDS encoding protein kinase: MALAAGTRLGPYEIVAPLGAGGMGEVYRAKDTRLGRDVAVKVLPSHLSASAEVRARFEREARAVSSLNHPHICTLHDVGREGDTDYLVMELVDGETLAERLTRGALPLADVLRIGGQVADALNRAHRAGVVHRDLKPGNVMLTKTGAKLLDFGLAAASRPADAAGSAGTLTNMPTMTSPLTTNGMIIGTLAYMAPEQLEGKETDARADLWSLGCVLYEMATGKRPFEGASQASLITAIMSSTPPPLPSLAPLTPPTLERIVRQCLAKDPDERWQNAGDLGRELKWLATGSQDITAAGATGAPETRHGSSRWPWLVAGIAVLAALAAFVVPRFGGKELPAPPMRFAVTAPAGLLLSDSANASAISPDGRWLVFTAADSSGRSSLWLRELAGLTARPLAGTENALIPFWSPDSRRLGFFSDGRMKKVAIAGGSPEVICAVPDPRGACWGPGGDIIFSPSAAGALWRVSADGGEAVEILKPDAARKETAFRFPEFLPDGRHFTFVVLPVRQNGYEIHLGSLGSTERTLLTNSDGAVLYAPPGYLLLSRNGRLLAQPFDARSLKLTGKPITVGEAPIVKGYDGASALSISSSGVLSHPNGVLSNTVLVLLDRSGRRLATVPAAAGRYEEMAVAPDGRHAVVGRRIAPTEMEMLLLDLARGTSIRLPAAPSNFLLSFVWSPDGRQYAFGSNTNGPQDVFVRTLDPATEPELAFGSDNIFKNVHDWTPDGKYLLFEQPDPETGWDVWMVPLEGERRPVPVARSRANEGGGWISPDGRWVAYRSDESGRDQIYAQAFPVAAGRQQLTTNGVIPFSSTSSVSWSADGSEVLVQEPDGTVRAIDVRMGDYLQVGASRVLFQSPPGLVYLAPSEDHQRFLASIAVGQAEPPSLSVVLNWMQGTEAP; encoded by the coding sequence ATGGCGCTCGCCGCCGGCACCCGCCTTGGCCCCTACGAGATCGTCGCCCCCCTCGGCGCCGGCGGCATGGGCGAGGTCTACCGCGCGAAGGACACGCGCCTGGGCCGCGACGTCGCGGTCAAGGTGCTGCCCTCGCACCTGTCGGCCAGCGCCGAGGTGCGCGCGCGCTTCGAGCGCGAGGCCCGCGCCGTCTCCTCGCTCAACCACCCCCACATCTGCACGCTGCACGACGTCGGGCGCGAAGGCGACACCGACTACCTGGTCATGGAGCTGGTCGACGGCGAAACCCTGGCCGAGCGCCTGACGCGCGGTGCCCTGCCGCTTGCCGACGTGCTGCGCATCGGCGGCCAGGTCGCCGACGCCCTAAACCGGGCCCACCGGGCCGGCGTGGTGCACCGCGACCTCAAGCCGGGCAACGTCATGCTGACGAAGACCGGCGCCAAGCTGCTGGATTTCGGACTGGCGGCGGCGTCACGGCCGGCCGATGCCGCCGGCAGCGCCGGCACCCTGACGAACATGCCGACGATGACCTCGCCCCTGACGACCAACGGGATGATCATCGGCACGCTCGCCTACATGGCGCCCGAGCAACTGGAGGGCAAGGAGACCGACGCCCGCGCCGACCTCTGGTCGCTCGGCTGCGTCCTCTATGAGATGGCGACCGGCAAGCGTCCGTTCGAGGGCGCCAGCCAGGCGAGCCTGATCACCGCGATCATGTCGTCGACGCCGCCCCCGTTACCGTCGCTGGCGCCGCTGACGCCGCCGACCCTCGAACGCATCGTCCGGCAGTGCCTGGCGAAGGATCCTGACGAACGGTGGCAGAACGCGGGCGACCTGGGTCGGGAGTTGAAGTGGCTGGCGACCGGTAGCCAGGACATCACTGCGGCAGGTGCCACGGGAGCTCCGGAAACACGACATGGATCCAGCCGCTGGCCCTGGCTGGTGGCCGGGATCGCCGTGCTGGCGGCGCTGGCGGCGTTCGTGGTTCCACGGTTCGGCGGAAAGGAACTTCCGGCGCCGCCGATGCGCTTCGCCGTGACGGCGCCGGCAGGACTGCTCCTCAGTGACAGCGCCAACGCCTCGGCGATTTCACCGGACGGGCGCTGGCTGGTCTTTACCGCGGCGGATTCAAGCGGACGCTCGAGCCTGTGGCTGCGCGAACTGGCGGGTCTGACTGCGCGGCCGCTGGCCGGCACCGAGAACGCACTCATCCCGTTCTGGTCACCGGACAGCCGCCGGCTCGGCTTCTTCAGCGACGGCCGGATGAAGAAGGTGGCAATCGCTGGCGGTTCGCCCGAAGTGATCTGCGCCGTGCCCGACCCACGCGGAGCCTGCTGGGGCCCGGGAGGTGACATCATCTTTTCTCCGTCGGCCGCGGGAGCGCTCTGGCGCGTATCCGCCGACGGCGGCGAGGCTGTGGAGATCCTCAAGCCGGACGCCGCCCGCAAGGAGACCGCCTTCCGTTTCCCGGAGTTCCTGCCGGACGGACGGCACTTCACGTTCGTGGTCCTGCCCGTCCGCCAGAACGGCTATGAGATCCACCTGGGCTCGCTCGGCTCCACGGAACGGACCCTGTTGACCAACTCCGACGGTGCGGTGCTCTACGCCCCGCCCGGATACCTGCTGCTTTCCCGCAACGGGCGCCTGCTGGCCCAGCCGTTCGACGCGCGGAGCCTGAAGCTGACCGGCAAGCCGATCACCGTCGGGGAAGCGCCGATCGTCAAGGGCTACGACGGTGCAAGCGCCCTCTCGATCTCCAGCAGCGGCGTCCTGTCGCATCCGAACGGCGTGCTGTCGAACACGGTGCTCGTCCTGCTGGACCGCTCCGGACGTCGTCTGGCCACCGTGCCCGCGGCAGCGGGACGCTACGAGGAAATGGCCGTTGCACCGGACGGACGGCACGCCGTGGTGGGCCGGCGCATTGCGCCGACGGAAATGGAGATGCTCCTGCTCGACCTGGCCCGCGGCACCTCGATCCGCCTGCCTGCGGCGCCGTCGAACTTCCTCCTGTCGTTCGTCTGGTCGCCCGACGGACGGCAGTACGCCTTCGGCTCCAATACCAACGGCCCGCAGGACGTCTTCGTCAGGACGCTGGACCCGGCAACGGAACCGGAGCTGGCCTTCGGCTCGGACAACATCTTCAAGAACGTGCACGACTGGACGCCGGACGGGAAGTACCTCCTTTTCGAGCAACCCGACCCGGAGACAGGCTGGGACGTCTGGATGGTCCCGCTCGAGGGCGAGCGCCGGCCCGTGCCGGTCGCGCGGTCGCGCGCCAATGAAGGGGGAGGCTGGATCTCACCGGACGGCCGCTGGGTCGCCTATCGCTCCGACGAGTCGGGACGCGACCAGATCTACGCCCAGGCCTTTCCCGTGGCGGCAGGTCGCCAGCAGCTCACCACGAACGGGGTCATACCGTTCAGCTCCACCAGTTCGGTCAGCTGGTCGGCCGACGGCAGCGAGGTCCTCGTCCAGGAACCCGACGGCACCGTCCGCGCCATCGACGTGCGCATGGGCGACTACCTGCAGGTGGGCGCTTCGCGCGTGCTGTTCCAGTCCCCGCCGGGGCTCGTCTACCTGGCCCCGAGCGAGGACCACCAGCGATTCCTGGCCTCCATCGCGGTCGGCCAGGCGGAGCCGCCGTCCCTGTCGGTCGTGCTGAACTGGATGCAGGGTACGGAGGCGCCATGA
- a CDS encoding serine/threonine-protein kinase, with the protein MTLTPGTRLGPYEIVAPLGAGGMGEVYRAKDTRLGREVAVKVLPQHLTANPEIRARFEREAKTISSLNHHHICTLHDIGREGDTDYLVMELVDGETLAQRLVKGALPVADVLRIGAQIADALDRAHRAGVIHRDLKPGNVMLTKSGAKLMDFGLARATGLTGPPGSASMATMTHSPTMAAPLTAEGTILGTFQYMSPEQLEGVDADARSDLWALGCVLYEMATGKRAFEGRSQATLISAIMTTQPPPVSQNAPLSPPELDRLVSACLAKDPADRVQSAHDVKLQLQWAGEGGSRLGAPAITGSTHARSRRRLLLLALPLLAGVLGLAAIIISVRELRSKPSAVLSVQVPVPPNLRLTSFWSDSAISPDGRWVVASGARDTGERRLWLWDLKTAALRDLPETEQGFFPSWSPDSRAFVHFRQNVNGLFRVDAGGGPSTRLCDAVWGRGASWGSRGNIVFAPNATGPILSIAAGGGATTQVTELDESLRETAHRFPHFLPDGEHFLYAALPAGPDGFPIYVGSLSSRDRKLVMRSDCAPIYAEPGYLACVRTARGRPGAST; encoded by the coding sequence ATGACATTGACTCCCGGCACCCGCCTCGGCCCCTACGAGATCGTCGCCCCTCTCGGCGCCGGCGGCATGGGCGAGGTCTACCGCGCGAAGGACACGCGCCTGGGCCGCGAGGTCGCGGTCAAGGTGCTGCCGCAGCACCTGACGGCGAACCCCGAGATACGCGCCCGCTTCGAGCGCGAGGCGAAGACGATCTCGTCGCTCAACCACCACCACATCTGCACGCTGCACGACATCGGTCGCGAAGGCGACACGGACTACCTGGTGATGGAGCTGGTCGATGGCGAGACGCTGGCGCAGCGCCTGGTGAAAGGCGCGCTGCCGGTCGCCGACGTGCTGCGGATCGGCGCCCAGATCGCCGATGCGCTGGACCGCGCCCACCGCGCCGGCGTCATCCACCGCGACCTGAAGCCCGGCAACGTGATGTTGACGAAATCCGGTGCCAAGCTGATGGACTTCGGCCTGGCGCGCGCCACCGGCCTGACCGGCCCGCCGGGCAGCGCGTCCATGGCGACGATGACGCACTCGCCGACGATGGCGGCACCACTGACGGCCGAAGGCACCATCCTCGGCACCTTCCAGTACATGTCGCCCGAGCAGCTCGAGGGCGTCGACGCCGACGCGCGCAGCGACCTTTGGGCCCTCGGCTGCGTGCTGTACGAGATGGCGACCGGCAAGCGCGCGTTCGAGGGACGCAGCCAGGCCACGCTCATCTCGGCGATCATGACCACCCAGCCGCCGCCGGTGTCGCAGAATGCACCCCTGAGCCCGCCGGAGCTCGACCGCCTGGTGAGCGCCTGCCTGGCCAAGGACCCGGCCGACCGCGTGCAGAGCGCGCACGATGTGAAACTGCAATTGCAGTGGGCCGGCGAGGGCGGTTCGCGACTGGGCGCCCCCGCAATCACCGGGAGCACGCACGCACGATCCCGCCGTCGTTTGCTGCTTCTGGCTCTGCCCCTTCTCGCGGGTGTTCTGGGCCTGGCGGCCATCATCATTTCGGTCCGGGAACTTCGCTCGAAGCCGTCGGCCGTGCTTTCGGTGCAGGTGCCGGTGCCGCCCAACCTGCGCCTGACCTCGTTCTGGTCGGACAGTGCCATCTCGCCCGATGGTCGCTGGGTCGTTGCCTCGGGCGCACGCGACACCGGCGAACGGCGCCTGTGGCTGTGGGACCTGAAGACGGCAGCCCTTCGCGACCTGCCCGAAACGGAGCAGGGCTTCTTCCCCTCGTGGTCACCCGACAGCCGGGCGTTCGTGCACTTCCGCCAGAATGTGAACGGCCTGTTCCGCGTCGATGCTGGCGGCGGTCCTTCCACGCGATTGTGCGACGCGGTCTGGGGACGCGGCGCCAGCTGGGGCAGCCGCGGCAACATCGTCTTCGCCCCGAACGCGACCGGTCCGATCCTGAGTATCGCGGCCGGAGGCGGCGCGACCACCCAGGTCACGGAGCTTGACGAGTCGCTCCGGGAGACCGCGCATCGATTCCCGCATTTCCTTCCCGACGGCGAGCATTTCCTGTACGCGGCGCTGCCGGCCGGCCCCGACGGCTTTCCGATCTACGTCGGATCGCTGTCGTCCCGCGACAGGAAGCTGGTCATGCGCAGCGATTGCGCGCCCATCTACGCCGAGCCGGGGTATCTCGCGTGCGTCAGGACCGCAAGGGGACGGCCCGGCGCTTCGACCTGA
- a CDS encoding PD40 domain-containing protein, which produces MATASRDQRLLFPAISLPFARLEWLDRAGASLGVVAIPDGHWSLGSLSHDGRLASVANGRQLWQVDLERNVASRLSNDMSWPLATAWSPDGRRLAFDAMNQGRSGIILMNAGGSGAVDSVRTLDAVFQEVADWAPDGQSLLVAVISRSDSGGGETSWDLWTVPLGGGAPTPYLTTRSFERYARFSPDGRWILFEVFDHGLSNIFIDSYPVPGHRVPLATGTEGRSLWGRGGREILYVDDQNVLISVPLEFAGDDVRPGRPNRLFRLPGGTTEMDTHDGERFLVSTSIAAPSGTSLQLILGWTGLFSR; this is translated from the coding sequence GTGGCCACGGCTTCACGCGACCAGCGCCTGCTGTTTCCGGCAATCAGCCTTCCCTTCGCGCGGCTGGAGTGGCTCGACCGCGCAGGCGCCTCGCTCGGCGTTGTGGCCATTCCGGACGGTCATTGGAGCCTCGGTTCGCTTTCGCACGACGGCCGCCTCGCATCGGTGGCCAACGGCCGCCAACTCTGGCAGGTTGATCTCGAAAGGAACGTCGCTTCGCGGCTGAGCAACGACATGTCCTGGCCGCTGGCGACCGCCTGGTCGCCCGACGGTCGCCGACTGGCGTTCGACGCCATGAACCAGGGACGTTCCGGCATCATCCTGATGAACGCCGGCGGGAGCGGCGCGGTCGATAGCGTGCGCACGCTCGATGCCGTTTTCCAGGAAGTGGCGGACTGGGCACCCGACGGCCAGTCACTCCTGGTCGCGGTCATCAGCCGGTCCGACAGCGGCGGCGGCGAGACCAGTTGGGACCTGTGGACGGTACCCCTCGGCGGCGGCGCGCCGACGCCCTATCTCACCACGCGCAGCTTCGAACGCTACGCCAGGTTCTCGCCCGACGGCCGCTGGATCCTGTTCGAGGTATTCGACCACGGACTGAGCAACATCTTCATCGACTCGTACCCGGTCCCGGGACATCGCGTGCCCCTGGCCACGGGTACGGAAGGCAGGTCGCTGTGGGGCCGGGGCGGCCGCGAGATCCTGTATGTGGATGATCAGAATGTCCTGATCAGCGTACCGCTCGAATTCGCCGGCGACGACGTCAGGCCCGGACGGCCGAACCGGCTGTTCCGGCTGCCGGGCGGCACGACCGAAATGGACACCCACGACGGCGAGCGGTTCCTGGTCAGCACCTCCATCGCGGCGCCCTCGGGCACGTCGCTGCAGCTGATCCTCGGCTGGACGGGGCTGTTTTCGCGCTGA
- a CDS encoding DUF115 domain-containing protein yields MSLLGKELAVDGPGAEAGVGCAPVAAPGGLPASAGGRELAAREIAAFLGDRQPELVFFFGYGDGAYAEALRARTTAIIIVFEPRPLAGAPSPPSGVQVLDSLAALMAAAAGMNDLAARQVLAGAIPALRVAEPESFARFAAAVRQALTDARIRSATLTRSAGTWLRNLAVNLPQVAAMPPVDLLAGRFAGRPGIVVGAGPSLDLNLEVLRGLQGHVLLCAASTALPALARYGIVPELVVVIEANDVSGHFAGVPHLDRMTLLPGPLGHPAHFAVPAGARLAVALGGSVPGDWLQRARGCRRLESGGSVACVAFSALHLLGCDPLVLVGMDLALTDGRTHAGGTEQATRRVRYEPGAGRVYHWFEDKPNAGHWSAVTTPAWGGGEVLTRPIFNSYRLWFEGAAETWARDRVLVNATEGGARIHGFTESSLADWSTAAAPPPLAARELIAQVLDSAPATDPQPLWREVAAELSVVAQAGEAAAQAGRLAARALKDLEAGRFGGLDGQLGRLAAAESRLAVLTRSTRLLNALVGERSLAVSRDGEMPPAADKVATTAWSLRQSGRISGIVAEGARELADLYGPLVAASRK; encoded by the coding sequence ATGTCGTTGCTCGGCAAGGAATTGGCTGTGGACGGGCCCGGAGCGGAGGCTGGCGTCGGCTGCGCGCCGGTGGCCGCTCCCGGCGGCCTGCCTGCGTCCGCTGGCGGCCGGGAACTGGCCGCTCGTGAGATCGCGGCCTTCCTGGGCGACCGGCAGCCGGAGCTGGTCTTCTTCTTCGGCTACGGCGACGGGGCCTATGCCGAGGCGCTGCGCGCCCGCACCACCGCGATCATTATCGTCTTCGAGCCGCGGCCGCTGGCCGGCGCGCCGTCGCCTCCGTCGGGCGTGCAGGTGCTCGACTCGCTGGCTGCCCTGATGGCCGCGGCGGCCGGGATGAACGACCTCGCGGCGCGTCAGGTGCTGGCCGGGGCCATTCCCGCCTTGCGCGTTGCCGAGCCGGAGTCGTTCGCACGATTCGCCGCTGCCGTGCGGCAGGCGCTGACCGACGCGCGCATCCGCAGCGCCACGCTCACGCGTTCGGCCGGGACGTGGCTGCGGAACCTTGCCGTGAACTTGCCCCAGGTGGCGGCCATGCCGCCGGTCGACCTGCTGGCCGGCCGGTTCGCCGGGCGCCCCGGCATCGTCGTGGGCGCCGGTCCGTCGCTGGATCTCAATCTGGAAGTACTGCGCGGGCTGCAGGGCCACGTCCTGCTCTGCGCCGCCAGCACGGCGCTGCCGGCGTTGGCGCGGTACGGGATCGTACCCGAGCTCGTGGTCGTGATCGAGGCCAACGACGTGAGCGGCCATTTCGCCGGCGTCCCGCATCTCGATCGCATGACACTGTTGCCGGGGCCGCTCGGGCACCCGGCGCACTTCGCGGTGCCGGCAGGGGCGCGCCTGGCCGTGGCGCTCGGCGGCAGTGTGCCGGGCGACTGGCTGCAGCGCGCCCGTGGTTGCCGCCGACTGGAGAGCGGCGGCAGTGTGGCCTGCGTCGCCTTCTCGGCCCTGCACCTGCTGGGCTGCGATCCGCTCGTGCTGGTGGGGATGGACCTGGCGCTGACCGACGGCCGCACGCATGCCGGCGGCACCGAGCAGGCGACGCGGCGCGTGCGCTACGAGCCCGGGGCCGGGCGCGTGTACCACTGGTTCGAGGACAAGCCGAACGCCGGGCACTGGAGCGCGGTGACCACGCCGGCCTGGGGTGGCGGCGAGGTGCTGACGCGGCCCATCTTCAACTCCTACCGGCTCTGGTTCGAGGGCGCCGCCGAGACCTGGGCCCGCGATCGCGTGCTGGTGAATGCCACCGAGGGCGGCGCGCGCATCCACGGGTTCACCGAGTCGTCGCTGGCCGACTGGAGCACCGCCGCGGCGCCGCCGCCGCTGGCGGCGCGCGAACTCATCGCCCAGGTGCTGGACTCGGCGCCCGCAACGGATCCACAGCCGCTGTGGCGCGAGGTTGCCGCCGAACTGTCGGTGGTGGCGCAGGCCGGCGAGGCCGCCGCGCAGGCGGGACGGTTGGCCGCCCGCGCCTTGAAGGACCTCGAGGCGGGTCGCTTCGGCGGCCTGGACGGGCAGCTGGGCCGCCTGGCCGCGGCAGAGTCGCGGCTGGCCGTGCTGACCCGTTCGACGCGGCTGCTCAATGCCCTGGTCGGCGAGCGCTCGCTGGCCGTTTCCCGCGACGGGGAGATGCCGCCGGCGGCGGACAAGGTGGCGACGACGGCCTGGTCCCTGCGGCAGAGCGGGCGCATCAGCGGGATCGTTGCCGAGGGGGCGCGCGAGCTGGCGGATCTCTACGGGCCGCTGGTCGCAGCCTCCCGGAAATAG
- a CDS encoding OsmC family peroxiredoxin, whose amino-acid sequence MASARSLGYRDCEGIATAIPAPSRIGGSSVKRTANAAWSGNLKTGHGRFSVGSGAIKNQKYDFRTRFEDEPGTNPEELIAAAHAACFSMAFSAQLGERGITPDSIETACAVTFENLALTRSVLTTTVTARGADRAKVDEAAAAAKAGCPISKVLNLEIALELAIVV is encoded by the coding sequence ATGGCGTCCGCGCGAAGCCTCGGCTACCGTGACTGCGAGGGCATTGCAACCGCCATACCGGCGCCGTCTCGAATCGGGGGGTCATCCGTGAAACGTACCGCCAACGCAGCCTGGTCCGGCAACCTGAAGACCGGCCATGGCCGCTTCAGCGTGGGCAGCGGCGCCATCAAGAACCAGAAGTACGACTTCCGCACGCGATTCGAGGACGAACCGGGCACCAACCCCGAGGAACTGATCGCCGCCGCCCACGCCGCCTGCTTCAGCATGGCGTTCAGCGCCCAGCTCGGTGAGCGCGGCATCACGCCCGACTCGATCGAGACCGCCTGCGCCGTGACGTTCGAGAACCTGGCGCTCACCCGCAGCGTGCTGACCACGACGGTCACCGCGCGCGGCGCCGACCGCGCCAAGGTCGATGAGGCAGCCGCGGCCGCGAAGGCCGGCTGCCCCATCTCGAAGGTGCTCAATCTGGAGATCGCGCTGGAACTGGCAATCGTCGTGTAG